One genomic segment of Sporichthyaceae bacterium includes these proteins:
- a CDS encoding isoprenylcysteine carboxylmethyltransferase family protein gives MDNLRRKAWNDLVARVFMTRAVVLFVAAGTLAYREAWVFLALGTVGEGATNAYLLRHDKELLRRRLSSASDEVTPVQRKVQKFTAVTFSGTLVSSGLDHRFHWSHIPSAVILAGDLLVVCGLVIIWAAFRANTFASAIITVEERQTVVAAGPYALVRHPMYTGLVVMMLGVGPALGSWWGLVGAVAFASGVVVRLLDEERFLAGNLVGYTDYRAKVRHRLAPLVW, from the coding sequence GTGGACAACTTGCGCCGTAAGGCTTGGAACGACCTTGTTGCCCGGGTATTCATGACTCGGGCCGTTGTGCTCTTCGTCGCGGCCGGTACTCTCGCCTACCGTGAGGCGTGGGTATTCCTGGCGTTGGGCACTGTTGGCGAGGGCGCAACAAATGCGTACCTCTTGCGCCACGACAAAGAATTGCTGCGCCGCCGGCTGTCGTCAGCCTCGGATGAGGTGACCCCGGTGCAGCGCAAGGTCCAGAAGTTCACTGCCGTGACCTTCTCCGGGACGCTCGTGAGCTCCGGCCTCGACCACCGGTTCCATTGGTCGCACATACCGAGTGCCGTGATCCTCGCCGGGGATCTATTGGTTGTCTGTGGCCTCGTGATCATCTGGGCCGCATTCCGCGCGAACACCTTCGCTTCCGCGATCATCACCGTCGAGGAACGACAGACGGTTGTTGCGGCCGGACCGTACGCCTTGGTCCGACACCCCATGTACACCGGACTCGTCGTGATGATGCTCGGTGTCGGCCCTGCGCTCGGCTCGTGGTGGGGACTGGTGGGAGCGGTCGCGTTCGCCTCGGGGGTCGTCGTCCGCCTGTTGGACGAGGAACGCTTCCTGGCCGGCAATCTGGTCGGCTACACGGACTACCGGGCCAAGGTCCGTCATCGGTTGGCCCCGCTGGTCTGGTGA
- a CDS encoding ABC transporter permease: MSRSAPPPAVQAVTIQIPANKPGGAASTGNAQAVAISAQMLIGRGRPVWRPMFYGGALIAFATALTALAPTSSWWFIYGLACDLLGVCFLPVAAVRLRQSRDLKAATAELAATGGVIAPFRPVPAQATQTDRPKKPRPASTARSAAAGGLPGLKVTQLRVIRSEWTKFRSLRSSKIVVFVSAAVIIGVAAIVAAVINSQWDKLNPDAHKVFSPAVTPMAGVGLAQLAFGVLGVLFISGEYATGMIRSSLTAVPQRARFILGKLVVLTGVVGTTSLVAAVTAFQLAQWMWTKHHIETHLGAPGTLRPVLGAALYLVLISMLAMGLGVLLRHTAGAIVSLVALLFLAPTVLGFLPAGIGATVTELLPAQAGAEFWSKPGGGWTGLLIVVAWAGGTCAAGFARLLTEDV; encoded by the coding sequence ATGAGCCGGTCGGCCCCGCCGCCCGCGGTCCAGGCGGTGACGATCCAGATCCCGGCGAACAAGCCCGGTGGCGCGGCGTCGACCGGCAACGCACAGGCCGTCGCGATCAGCGCACAGATGTTGATCGGCCGGGGCCGGCCGGTCTGGCGGCCGATGTTCTACGGCGGCGCGCTGATCGCGTTCGCGACCGCGCTCACTGCCCTGGCCCCGACCAGCAGTTGGTGGTTCATCTACGGGCTGGCGTGCGACCTGCTGGGCGTGTGCTTCCTGCCGGTGGCTGCCGTCCGGCTGCGGCAGTCCCGTGACCTGAAGGCTGCCACGGCGGAGTTGGCAGCCACTGGTGGGGTGATCGCCCCGTTCCGTCCGGTCCCGGCGCAGGCGACGCAGACGGATCGCCCGAAGAAGCCGCGTCCGGCCTCGACCGCGCGGTCAGCCGCGGCCGGCGGGCTTCCCGGCCTGAAGGTCACCCAGCTGCGCGTGATCCGCTCGGAGTGGACGAAGTTCCGCTCGCTGCGGTCCAGCAAGATTGTTGTGTTCGTCTCCGCCGCGGTGATCATCGGCGTGGCTGCGATCGTTGCCGCAGTGATCAACTCCCAGTGGGACAAGCTCAATCCCGATGCCCACAAGGTGTTCAGCCCGGCCGTGACGCCAATGGCAGGCGTCGGCCTGGCGCAACTCGCGTTCGGGGTCCTCGGCGTGCTGTTCATCAGCGGCGAGTACGCGACCGGCATGATCCGGTCGTCGTTGACGGCTGTGCCGCAACGCGCCCGGTTCATCCTGGGCAAGTTGGTGGTGCTGACCGGCGTGGTCGGCACGACCTCGCTCGTCGCCGCGGTGACGGCATTTCAGCTGGCCCAGTGGATGTGGACCAAGCACCACATTGAGACGCACCTCGGTGCGCCGGGCACGCTGCGTCCGGTGCTGGGAGCTGCCCTGTACCTGGTGCTGATTTCGATGCTCGCCATGGGCCTCGGTGTGCTGCTGCGGCACACGGCAGGGGCGATCGTCTCGCTGGTCGCCCTGTTGTTCCTGGCCCCGACGGTGCTCGGCTTCCTACCGGCTGGGATCGGCGCGACGGTCACCGAGCTGCTGCCGGCTCAGGCCGGGGCGGAGTTCTGGTCCAAGCCGGGCGGCGGCTGGACCGGTCTGCTGATTGTGGTCGCGTGGGCCGGCGGTACGTGTGCGGCGGGCTTCGCGCGGCTGCTGACCGAGGACGTGTGA